Proteins encoded within one genomic window of Triticum aestivum cultivar Chinese Spring chromosome 2D, IWGSC CS RefSeq v2.1, whole genome shotgun sequence:
- the LOC123050316 gene encoding sucrose transport protein SUT5, translating to MEDGRSDAKEASMIELAASLEKVRQIEGGGDGNNVDGNKKLWGLLRLFMACMVSGGIQYGWALQLSLLSPYSQTLGIPHQYVSLTWICGPIAGFVVQPIVGYYSDRCTARMGRRRPFILVGCIIICVSVLLIGFSADIGRALGDTKEHCSVSTGPRWAAAAIYIVGFWFLDFANNTVQGPARAMMADLSAGNHGPNVGQAVFCLWMAIGNVLGYTAGANGKWHEWFPWLKSSACCDACANLKGAFLTAVLLIIISMTVTMYLAGEKQLDKADVQAASGRGCLSAFGDLFKSLKNLPPSMFKVLAVTAITWLAWFPFFQYDTDWMGREIYHGVPQGPKASVYDAGVREGAIGLLLSSITLGATSFLIPKLCRKLTSKVVWSISNFMVFGIMTAMVVVGLISTKGYNAALTANLTGPDPKLKAIALTLFALIGIPQAVLFSVPWAVASEVVAAEEDDGQGQGLAIGVLNIAIVVPQLIIALTAGPIDKAFGKDNTPAFGIGGAFAFICAILALILLPKTRGNSNAAVMAGGH from the exons ATGGAGGACGGCCGGAGTGATGCCAAGGAGGCCAGCATGATCGAGCTGGCCGCGTCCTTGGAGAAGGTCCGCcagatcgagggcggcggcgacggcaacaaTGTCGACGGCAACAAGAAGCTGTGGGGGCTCCTCCGGCTGTTCATGGCCTGCATGGTCTCCGGCGGGATCCAGTACGGCTGGGCGCTGCagctctccctcctctcgccctaCTCCCAG ACACTTGGGATTCCCCACCAGTACGTCTCCCTGACCTGGATCTGCGGCCCCATCGCAGGATTTGTG GTGCAACCCATCGTGGGCTACTACAGCGACCGGTGCACCGCCAGGATGGGCCGGCGGCGGCCCTTCATCCTCGTCGGATGCATCATAATCTGCGTCTCG GTGCTCCTCATCGGCTTCTCTGCGGACATCGGGCGCGCGCTCGGCGACACCAAGGAGCACTGCAGCGTGAGCACGGGCCCTCGatgggccgccgccgccatctacaTTGTTGGCTTCTGGTTCCTCGACTTCGCCAACAACACCGTCCAGGGGCCTGCTCGTGCCATGATGGCCGATCTTTCCG CTGGGAACCATGGCCCCAACGTCGGCCAGGCAGTCTTCTGCCTGTGGATGGCCATCGGCAACGTCCTCGGCTACACGGCCGGCGCCAACGGCAAGTGGCACGA GTGGTTCCCTTGGCTGAAATCCTCGGCGTGCTGCGACGCTTGCGCAAACCTCAAGGGCGCCTTCCTCACCGCTGTGCTCCTCATTATCATCAGCATGACGGTCACCATGTACCTCGCCGGCGAGAAGCAGCTCGACAAGGCCGACGTCCAGGCCGCCTCCGGCCGCGGCTGCCTCTCCGCCTTCGGCGACCTCTTCAAGAGCTTGAAGAACCTCCCCCCTTCCATGTTCAAAGTGCTCGCCGTCACGGCCATTACCTGG CTCGCCTGGTTCCCCTTCTTCCAGTACGACACCGACTGGATGGGCCGGGAGATCTACCACGGCGTGCCGCAGGGGCCCAAGGCGTCCGTCTACGACGCCGGCGTCCGCGAGGGCGCCATCGGCCTGCTCCTCAGCTCCATCACCCTCGGGGCCACCTCCTTCCTCATCCCCAAGCTCTGCCGCAAGCTCACGTCCAAGGTCGTCTGGTCCATCAGCAACTTCATGGTGTTCGGCATCATGACGGCCATGGTCGTCGTCGGCTTGATCTCCACCAAGGGGTACAACGCGGCCCTGACCGCCAACCTCACCGGGCCCGACCCCAAGCTCAAGGCCATCGCGCTCACGCTCTTCGCGCTCATCGGAATCCCGCAGGCC GTGCTGTTCAGTGTGCCATGGGCTGTTGCTTCTGAGGTCGTTGCCGCGGAGGAGGATGATGGCCAAGGCCAAGGCCTCGCCATTGGTGTCCTCAACATTGCCATCGTCGTGCCACAG TTGATCATCGCGCTCACCGCCGGGCCCATCGACAAGGCCTTCGGGAAGGACAACACGCCGGCATTCGGCATCGGCGGCGCCTTCGCCTTCATCTGCGCCATCCTGGCGCTCATCCTGCTCCCCAAGACAAGGGGCAATTCCAACGCCGCCGTCATGGCCGGAGGGCACTGA